In Planococcus versutus, the DNA window ATCTAGCGCATAAATGGTCATGCCTGCCGCTCCTGCTTTTTCAATAAAATCGCTATAGACATTGACTGGAATATCCTCATCGATTTGCACATAAACTTTGTTCACATTTTTACTTTGTAAAAAAGCGAGTGTTCCCGCTTCGTCACTGTTAATCATCCACGGATTCCATAACCACGTGCCTCGAGTATCCTTTTCAACCGCTTGCACACCAAAACTATTTTGTGTCAGCATAAACACCAACCACACACCTGCTATCATTATTTTTTTCACCTTCTCATATCCTCTCGCTCTAAAAGCCCTAGTTCAAGAAATGAGACTCGGCAACCTGACAACCTTGCGCTTTTCAACGGGTAGGCTCATGACTTTGCGTCCTCCCCTTTCGGTGAAGTTTGCCTTTTTAGATTTTTCTTATTATATGTTAATTTATGCATTTCTACCATCTTTTTTAAATAACCCTTTCAATATGTTGCATTTAAGGCAATAATCAACGTTAGGGTTTCCCTATATCATTTATTAAAAGGAGTGACCTATCATGTCTACAGCGGTACGTGAAGACGAAATTACATTGACGCTAATTCAGTCTTTACAAGAAGGCAATAGCATTGAATTTCAAGAAATATTGAACGAACTTCAACCCTATGATATGGGTGTTCATTATCAACATTTACCAGAAAAGCACAGAAACAAATTTTTGCTTTATTTAACGATTTTTCAACTAACTGATTTAATGCAAGAGCTTCCCAAAACGGAACAAGCTAATATTCTTCAAAAACTAGGTGTAGAAAAATCAACACAAGTTCTAGACCGTATGGATAACGATGATTTAGCTTTGTTTTTGGCTGATTTAGAACCTGAACGTATTGAAGAATTATTATCTCAAATTAACCAAGTTGACTCAGAATTTGTTCAAAAGAATATGAACTACCCCCCTGAAACTGCAGGACGTCTCATGAATAATCGATACGTATGGATTCCACGACACTATACAATACGAGATGCCATTGATAAAATCAGACATTTTGTAGAAATAGCAGAATACCTTAACTATCTTTATGTAGTAGATGAAGACAAAAAACTACTCGGTGTTATTTCTTATAAAGATTTGATTCTTGGAAATCTTGGAGATAAAGTTGAAGACATTATGTACAACCGTGTTGTCAAAGCCGATGTATTGATGGACCAAGAAGATGTCGCTCAAATAATTAGTCGATATGATTTTGTTACACTTCCCATCATTGAAGAAGACAATACACTTGCCGGTGTCGTAACGGTTGACGACGTAATTGATGTCGTCATGCAAGAAGCTAACGAAGATATCGAAAAATTATCTGCTTCTGGAAAATCGATTGATTTTGATACTCCCTCTTTAACGGCTGCATATCGACGCTTACCTTGGTTGATTATCTTATTGTTTATTGGTTTGTTTTCAGGAAGTATTATTAGTCGTTTTGAAGAAACCTTACAAGCTGTTGTAGCATTAACTTTCTTTATGCCATTAATTGCGGGGATGACTGGGAACACAGGAACGCAATCTTTGTCGGTGGTCGTGCGTGGCTTGGCTTCACAAAAGCTAAATACCAAACAAACCATTAAGCTGATTATTCGTGAATTGTGGGTAGGAATTATTATTGGCGTTATTTGTTCTGTCCTTATTTTGCTGATTGCTTATGTGTGGCAAGGTAACTTTATATTGGGTGTTGTCGTTGGTGGATCGTTACTGATGACGTTGATTATTGGTACTTTAGCTGGCACTATTATACCGCTTATTTTGTACAGATTAAATATTGATCCAGCCGTTGCTTCAGGACCGCTCATTACTACAATTAATGATATTCTATCTCTATTAATTTACTTTGGCATGGCTACTTTATTTATTTCTCAGTTGATGTAAAAAAAGATTACTTTATTTTTCTAGGTCGATAACTTAGCTATGGCGGCTGATATACGAGTTCAATATGCAAATTACTTGTTTAGCTTTTGTAAAATAGTGAGAAAAACATTTTTAAGCACTATAAAAAGCCCAGAACCAGTTCTGGGCTTCCACTTACTTAGCAGGAGATGAAATTGCGTTTTTCGCTAGTAGTAAATAAGCGAGTAACGCAATCAAACACATCGAAAAAATAACTACGCCCATCGGGACCGCTGTATTTTCTCCAGCTATTCCGACAAGTGGCGCTGTCGCAGCTCCAAGGATAAAAGGCAACAATCCGAGTAGCGCAGAAGCACTTCCTGCAACATGTCCTTGACTTTCCATTGCAAGCGTAAAAGAAGATGTTCCGACGACGCCAATAGACAGAATGAAAAAGAAAATTGGGATCGCGACTGCCCACAAAGGGCCTTGCATCAGCACTACAACTAATAAAATAGCGCCTGCTACAGTTGCTGTATAAAGAGCTGTTTCTAAAAATCTTTTTTCAGACCAAATATGCGTAAATCGACCGACTGAATAGCTACCAATAATTAACGCAATGCCGTTCACACCAAACAACAAACTGAACATTTGAGGAGAAGCACCGTAAATATTTTGATAAATAAAAGGTGTACCCGATACATATGCAAAAACGCCACCAATCAGAAACCCTTGTGCTAATGCATACCCTGTAAACTGACGATTTTTTAAAATCCCTGCAAAATTACCAATAGTTGATTTTAAATTACTCGGCACACGTTTTTCCAGCGGTAAACTTTCTTTTAGCTGGAAAGTAGCGAGGACAAGCAACAGGATGCCGAGCACTGTCAATAGCATGAAAATCCCTTTCCAATCTGCAAACAATAGCACACCACTGCCAATTGAAGGTGCAATTAACGGTACCAAGTTGCCAATCACCATCAGTAAAGCAAACAATCGTGTCAGCTCTGGACCATGACTAACATCGCGCACTATTGCCCGGGAAATAACGAGTGCTCCTGAAGCGGCGAACCCTTGAACAAAGCGAAGAAATACGAAGAGGTAGATGTTTGGAGCAACTAGACAGGCAATTGATGCCACAATATACGCAACTAAAGAAATTAACAAAGGCTTACGTCTTCCGTGCATATCACTAAATGCACCTGCAACCAATTGACCAATCGCTAGACCTAACAAACATGTTGTCAGACTCAATTGAACAAGACTGGCATTTGTTTTATAAACGTCCGCTAAAATCGGGAATGCGGGCAAATACATATCAATTGTGAATGGCACCAAAGTAGTTAAAGCACCTACCAATAAAATAAAATGAATACGTTTTAGACCTGTCGAACTTTCCACTTTCTTTACACCTTCTTTTCTTTCTTTGCTTTTGGATCTTTTATTTTACTAGTGACCATAACAAAAAACCGCAACTATTAGTTTATCACAATGGATAAGCT includes these proteins:
- the mgtE gene encoding magnesium transporter, with the translated sequence MSTAVREDEITLTLIQSLQEGNSIEFQEILNELQPYDMGVHYQHLPEKHRNKFLLYLTIFQLTDLMQELPKTEQANILQKLGVEKSTQVLDRMDNDDLALFLADLEPERIEELLSQINQVDSEFVQKNMNYPPETAGRLMNNRYVWIPRHYTIRDAIDKIRHFVEIAEYLNYLYVVDEDKKLLGVISYKDLILGNLGDKVEDIMYNRVVKADVLMDQEDVAQIISRYDFVTLPIIEEDNTLAGVVTVDDVIDVVMQEANEDIEKLSASGKSIDFDTPSLTAAYRRLPWLIILLFIGLFSGSIISRFEETLQAVVALTFFMPLIAGMTGNTGTQSLSVVVRGLASQKLNTKQTIKLIIRELWVGIIIGVICSVLILLIAYVWQGNFILGVVVGGSLLMTLIIGTLAGTIIPLILYRLNIDPAVASGPLITTINDILSLLIYFGMATLFISQLM
- a CDS encoding multidrug effflux MFS transporter, whose protein sequence is MESSTGLKRIHFILLVGALTTLVPFTIDMYLPAFPILADVYKTNASLVQLSLTTCLLGLAIGQLVAGAFSDMHGRRKPLLISLVAYIVASIACLVAPNIYLFVFLRFVQGFAASGALVISRAIVRDVSHGPELTRLFALLMVIGNLVPLIAPSIGSGVLLFADWKGIFMLLTVLGILLLVLATFQLKESLPLEKRVPSNLKSTIGNFAGILKNRQFTGYALAQGFLIGGVFAYVSGTPFIYQNIYGASPQMFSLLFGVNGIALIIGSYSVGRFTHIWSEKRFLETALYTATVAGAILLVVVLMQGPLWAVAIPIFFFILSIGVVGTSSFTLAMESQGHVAGSASALLGLLPFILGAATAPLVGIAGENTAVPMGVVIFSMCLIALLAYLLLAKNAISSPAK